One genomic region from Magallana gigas chromosome 3, xbMagGiga1.1, whole genome shotgun sequence encodes:
- the LOC105329274 gene encoding toll-like receptor 4 yields MMLAAYMYINFLLFCCMNKVAMALETEKTSLRDNILEKIYVTESSDLHSMILNTSARKYETLRARKIFDAYMPSYCTLDTPERLPHPISEANGLVLMVSCDVDGSHIWSLELFRAMVNDMLKLTEIDVGLSLSCRGNGTVNLPWPMRANNLRYLEVQACYIVDHYTEAYEYKIDELPDTIESFRMKDCVIINDISYFEYQLKSNAFLLTRASICGPENAKLFAYVNITATFYGSKSLALKEFRNLGKLYTKNITIMAANTVSCQYRNLVVFDQSQTKNHGSTYFQDLIGHSYPVLKVLNFSNTELYNIPPSLRHWRLNFPKLKVLDLSNNHISDLIIFIDHDPDSSDKGVINLQYNNLTSISDNQLKNFFEKHSSFYIDVQNNPFSCGCEMRDVKHFILNNTKTKPRNSSEYSYLRGLKCQNPKSVAGRELITLSDADIGCGSEIQVLQSGPIIILCVLVFVLFVCLVVIIRYRVEIKILAFTRFNIVFPCQQQDNLDNKKFDAFVAYSQQDSDWVLKNLVWQLETKLQNHDQRFHLCLHQRDFTVGAPIAENIINSIERSRHTILVISSNFVRSEWCLMEFRTAFHQSLIEKRRHMIIIVMGDLPHGELDTDIKRCLKTLTYLETHDRLFWDKLVYALSDKQRLRRRGRNHSRLALSHQSHYLSSPKY; encoded by the coding sequence ATGATGTTAGccgcatacatgtacatcaattttCTATTGTTTTGCTGTATGAACAAAGTCGCGATGGCCCTTGAAACAGAGAAAACGTCATTGCGGGACAAtatattggaaaaaatatatgtgaCGGAATCCAGCGATTTGCATTCCATGATACTAAATACTTCGGCCAGGAAATATGAAACTCTGCGTGCGAGGAAAATATTTGATGCGTACATGCCCTCATACTGTACTTTGGACACACCTGAACGTTTGCCGCATCCCATTTCGGAGGCAAATGGCCTCGTCCTAATGGTCTCTTGTGACGTTGACGGATCCCATATCTGGTCTTTGGAGTTATTTCGGGCTATGGTCAATGACATGTTGAAGCTTACAGAAATAGATGTTGGACTCTCCCTGTCGTGCAGAGGAAATGGTACTGTCAACTTGCCATGGCCTATGAGAGCCAACAATTTGCGATATTTGGAAGTACAGGCTTGCTACATTGTGGACCATTACACAGAAGCGTACGAATATAAAATTGATGAGCTGCCAGACACGATTGAATCATTTCGAATGAAAGACTGTGTCATTATTAATGACATAAGctattttgaatatcaattaaaatcTAATGCTTTTCTTTTAACACGCGCATCTATATGCGGACCAGAAAATGCAAAACTCTTTGCGTATGTTAACATCACGGCCACGTTTTATGGATCGAAGTCCCTGGCTCTGAAGGAATTCCGTAATTTAGGAAAATTGTATACCAAGAACATTACAATTATGGCTGCTAACACTGTCAGCTGTCAATACAGGAACTTAGTGGTGTTCGATCAGAGTCAGACAAAAAACCACGGATCTACATACTTCCAAGACCTGATTGGTCATTCTTACCCAGTCCTTAAGGTTCTGAACTTTTCAAATACCGAGCTCTATAACATTCCTCCAAGTCTTCGTCACTGGCGTTTAAATTTCCCAAAGTTGAAAGTCTTAGATTTGAGCAACAACCACATAAGtgatttaataattttcatCGACCATGATCCTGATAGCTCCGACAAGGGCGTCATAAATTTACAGTATAACAACTTGACAAGCATATCAGATAATCAGCTAAAAAATTTCTTCGAAAAACACAGTTCCTTTTACATCGATGTGCAAAACAATCCTTTCTCGTGCGGATGTGAAATGCGTGAtgttaaacatttcattttgaataataCGAAAACTAAGCCAAGAAACTCTTCTGAATATTCTTATTTACGAGGATTAAAGTGTCAGAATCCTAAATCCGTGGCAGGGCGGGAACTGATAACGCTGTCAGATGCCGATATAGGATGTGGAAGTGAAATTCAAGTGTTACAGAGTGGCCCTATTATCATACTGTGTGTTCTAGTCTTTGTCCTTTTTGTATGCCTTGTCGTCATTATTCGATATAGAGttgaaataaagatattagctTTTACGCGATTTAACATTGTGTTTCCTTGCCAGCAGCAGGATAACTTGGACAACAAGAAATTTGACGCTTTTGTTGCCTACAGCCAACAGGATTCCGACTGGGTTCTGAAGAACCTGGTTTGGCAGCTAGAGACCAAGCTACAGAATCATGATCAAAGGTTCCATCTCTGTCTGCATCAGAGGGATTTTACGGTAGGCGCTCCAATAGCTGAGAACATTATAAATAGTATCGAACGTAGTCGACATACAATTCTTGTTATCTCCTCCAACTTTGTCAGAAGTGAATGGTGTTTGATGGAATTTAGAACAGCTTTCCATCAGAGTCTGATCGAAAAAAGACGACACATGATAATCATTGTGATGGGAGACTTGCCCCACGGGGAGTTGGACACTGACATTAAGAGGTGTCTTAAGACGCTGACGTATTTAGAAACCCATGACAGGTTATTCTGGGACAAACTTGTGTATGCGTTATCTGATAAACAAAGACTGCGGCGCCGCGGCAGAAATCATTCTAGACTGGCCTTGTCTCATCAGTCTCATTATCTGTCCTCtccaaaatattga
- the LOC105329273 gene encoding SH3 and PX domain-containing protein 2A, which yields MEENFTTCSNLYVTSLVLSGFVEVAGPAGKEYLFIVDVTWSDNRSLTVKRTYKDFINFRTKLVNAAKREKCNVNIPILQGYRIFRRYDRKLAEEREEELQKFVSVILSGDPKLRKLPTVVDFFEPQPSDPVPYRSPPDGACNDSDTDDPFAEKIFDRKWMKSK from the exons ATGGAGGAGAATTTCACTACGTGCAGTAATCTGTACGTGACCTCCCTTGTCCTCTCCGGGTTTGTTGAAGTCGCAGGGCCTGCTGGGAAAGAGTACCTTTTTATCGTCGATGTCACGTGGTCCGATAATCGATCTTTAACTGTAAAAAGGacttataaagattttataaacTTCCGGACGAAATTGGTGAATGCAGCCAAGCGTGAGAAATGTAATGTCAACATACCGATACTTCAAG GCTACAGAATTTTTCGCCGTTACGACCGGAAATTAGCCGAGGAACGGGAGGAGGAACTACAGAAGTTTGTTTCTGTAATATTAAGCGGAGAcccaaag CTGAGGAAGCTCCCAACCGTTGTAGACTTTTTTGAGCCACAGCCGTCAGATCCGGTCCCTTACAGATCGCCGCCAGATGGCGCTTGTAACGATTCAGATACAGACGACCCGTTCGCCGAGAAAATCTTCGACCGGAAATGGATGAAAAGCAAATGA
- the LOC105329272 gene encoding uncharacterized protein C3orf38 homolog, with amino-acid sequence MPMSDSEKKGCIDLLEVLSDCDLYSLADTVSNKKIPVRGNRREALKTIVTFSNSAQELLSRQKINKDVLFKYLVKYNVTPSVNTKKPELIDEVLALWMKQSQKQSQVKVYTPQASPSSSRLSSRDLASASHTFNAVKLESHSVVNYSPTINFTINNQYNTVNVNPVVGGASHEQDLHKLGLTFIKWFYDSLNSHNPSRGVIPKDFGPQHFYGDAKLMVLLLGPPETRENCTGQQAVSEKFLHFVSRENLLFNPNCDHGGVMVKDDPHGLVVVMVCGTIHKDNQCLGVFDQMFGLIKDPQFHNNYKIKISKMKLTATAVSNLPRLTDKSQAEISDLAAV; translated from the exons ATGCCGATGTCTGACAGTGAAAAGAAAGGGTGCATTGATCTGTTAGAGGTTCTGAGTGATTGTGATTTGTATTCTCTCGCAGACACggtgtcaaataaaaaaattcctgtTAGGGGGAATAGAAGAG AGGCATTGAAAACTATCGTAACTTTCTCTAATTCTGCACAGGAGCTCTTGAGTCGACAAAAAATCAACAAGGatgttctttttaaatatttagtgAAATATAATGTTACTCCCTCAGTCAACACCAAAAAGCCAGAACTAATTGATGAAGTCTTGGCACTATGGATGAAACAATCACAGAAACAGTCACAG gtTAAGGTTTACACTCCACAAGCCTCCCCCTCTTCTAGTCGTCTGTCTTCCAGGGATCTGGCCAGTGCTAGCCACACATTCAACGCTGTAAAGTTGGAGTCGCATTCAGTGGTAAATTACAGTCCAACCATCAACTTCACCATCAACAACCAGTATAACACAGTAAATGTGAATCCAGTGGTGGGTGGGGCCTCTCATGAACAAGACCTGCATAAACTGGGACTGACCTTCATAAAGTGGTTCTATGATTCACTGAATTCCCATAATCCCAGTAGAGGAGTTATCCCAAAAGATTTCGGTCCACAGCATTTCTATGGGGATGCTAAGCTGATGGTTCTTCTTCTGGGGCCACCAGAGACCAGGGAAAATTGTACTGGCCAGCAAGCTGTGTCCGAAAAGTTCCTGCACTTTGTAAGCAGGGAAAATCTGTTGTTTAATCCCAACTGTGACCACGGTGGAGTGATGGTGAAGGATGATCCACATGGATTAGTGGTGGTGATGGTATGTGGAACAATCCACAAGGATAATCAGTGCCTGGGTGTGTTTGATCAAATGTTTGGACTGATCAAGGATCCCCAGTTCCACAATAATTATAAGATCaagatttcaaaaatgaaacTGACGGCTACTGCTGTGTCAAACTTGCCAAGGTTGACAGACAAATCTCAAGCTGAAATTTCAGATCTGGCAGCAGTGTAG
- the LOC105329271 gene encoding ganglioside-induced differentiation-associated protein 1 — protein sequence MSDLTLYYFPASYYSQRALLALYEKNAKFKHKVVFIHSGDQNDPTYMRMNPAGQVPVLTDGKKVIIESDAVIRYVDENVHTGSTLIPDESSLVGKEVTRLWKLINAVKVEIVTFGVVNFQDLSKSGLHPMAQGMKGSLGKRYDEIKKNITALADKYPDLRDAYNVKIESAFNFQQNYQNRELVVQVLNDLEKTFDEMERTLKKVIEEQGVSDPWLVGPRFTAADIALTTLLDRISFLGLAERYFTPEVRPLLYSYFKRLGTRKSVQQVRAGIAGIPRLFILRKLKKSSPFVVGALAVGIAAAVAYNIVNKK from the exons ATGAGCGACCTAACGCTGTATTACTTTCCAGCATCCTATTATTCACAGAGG GCTCTTTTAGCTCTCTATGAAAAGAATGCAAAATTCAAACACAAGGTGGTGTTTATTCACTCTGGGGACCAGAATGACCCCACCTATATGAGGATGAATCCTGCCGGCCAGGTGCCAGTGCTGACAGATGGAAAGAAGGTCATCATCGAATCTGATGCAGTGATTAGATATGTGgatgaaaatgtacatacag GTTCTACATTGATCCCTGATGAAAGTTCTCTGGTTGGTAAAGAAGTGACTCGTTTATGGAAATTGATTAATGCTGTGAAGGTGGAAATTGTTACTTTTGGGGTAGTCAACTTCCAGGATTTGTCCAAGTCAGGCCTTCATCCAATGGCACAAGGAATGAAAG GTTCTCTTGGAAAACGATAtgatgaaataaagaaaaatataacagCTTTAGCTGACAAATATCCAGATCTTCGTGATGCTTACAATGTGAAGATTGAATCTGCCTTCAATTTTCAGCAAAATTATCAGAACAGAGAACTTGTTGTTCAGGTATTGAATGATTTGGAAAAAACTTTTGATGAAATGGAAAGGACACTGAAAAAAGTTATAGAAG AGCAGGGTGTCAGTGATCCTTGGTTGGTGGGGCCACGCTTTACGGCAGCGGACATTGCTCTGACCACTCTTCTAGACAGGATATCATTCCTCGGACTAGCTGAGCGATACTTCACCCCGGAGGTTCGCCCTCTTCTATACAGCTACTTCAAGAGGCTAGGGACCAGGAAGAGTGTTCAGCAAGTCAGGGCGGGGATTGCTGGCATCCCACGGCTGTTTATTCTACGTAAACTGAAGAAGTCTTCCCCGTTTGTTGTGGGGGCACTTGCTGTTGGTATAGCAGCTGCTGTGGCATATAATATAGTCAATAAGAAGTAA